One Cucumis melo cultivar AY chromosome 8, USDA_Cmelo_AY_1.0, whole genome shotgun sequence genomic window, ATTAAATGATTCTATGCCAACCTTCAAATGATAGTTCGTAGACCAGAATTGTTTTTTTAACCAAAGATTAACAGAAATTAAAGATAACTGTGTTTGCTTCCACATGACAATTTTACCAAGTTCTTACAACAATTAGTGATATTAGCATTCGTTTCATAAAATTAATTTGAGGAATTTTACCTGATTATAGTTTATTAGAAACAGCCAAATTTAATTAGAATAATAAACACAAATTTTCTAaaagttgaaattaaaaattaatttattaccATTAACCAATGAAAACTAAGTAATTATTATGGATAGAAAATaagtaatttttttcaaaattctttatatacaatcttttttttacacgatcatttacattttgctttttttacacgatcgtttacgtTTGACTACtttaatctaaataatttttttttacttttttacacgatcgtttacttacttttttttcattatagtttacatttgactactccaatctaaatgattttttttttttaaatcctttatacacgatcttttaggatttgctatttttttgtatacaacgtaaaaaaaaaagacaatgaaaaaaaatcgtaatgaaaaaaaaaagaaagatagaaagacgatataaaagcaaaaaaatggataataagaaaaacgattgaaagattaaacgacgtaaacaaagaattgaaaaattaaaaagatgatggaaagaaattgcaaaaggaaaaaagacaGATGAAATCGAACGATAAAGACGACGAAAAAAATAACAGAAAAAAGACAAAtcgcaagaaaaaaaaaaatggaaagacaaacctaaaatatttgaaaaatgacCAACTTTATGAACTTTATTATACGAACCGTAAATAATttagtgttttgttacatttacgagAGTTTCCCTAATTATAATTAATCGACTAAATACAATATTAATTAATCAATGAAAATCTTGAAGTTTTTCCCAAAAGTGCCAATGGACTTTTTTGCATCGATGTCTGACCTTAACATTCAACTGGAAAAGAATGCATACGAACTTCaccatttttcaattatttacacAGAAAGAATCATACCTTTTTCTTGAAAAGTTTGATGGAAGTGAGAAAATTGAACTCCTAATCAATTTCTTCCCTTCAGACCAATTCAGCATCGTAAAATGTAAAATATAGCTCGAGTAAGGCAATCAAATAACCCAGTTTCAAAAATCAATTTTCAACTTCCGTTTGTCAAATCCATGGATCAATTTAACAAAAAATTTGGCCAAAATCGATCCAAGACGACCCAAGATGTATTACCAAGATATGGATCATGTGAACTCATTAATTTCTCCAAATGCTAATTATTCTTGGTCTATGTGTAATCCATCCCATTTCCTGTGCTGATAGAGCCTTTTCAGAAACAACACCTATATTAACCTCTCCTAACCATATGGGAAATGTTACAACAGCCTCAGCAATCATTCACATTCAAATGCTTTTTTATGCTATTTTGATGAATTTACtccaaaagaaacaaaaagggAAAATATCTCTTACGATGATGGTAGAAATTCCTCTACCAGAGCAATCTTGCACCTTACCTGGAGCTCAAACATGGAATCGCTAGCATATGAAAGAACCAAATGAGAACACACATCATTTGTACAATAGCGCATCACGGCCTGGACCGACACCAATGTAATGGACAGGTATGCCCACAAGTTCTTCAATCCTTGATATATATTCTTTTGCAGCCTTAGGAAGGTCAGAATAATCTCTTATTGAAGAGATATCACACATCCACCCAGGCATTGTTTCATACTCCACCTACAAACAGGAAAAAACAACGGTTGTTAAGATTCTGGATTTAGAAGTTGAAGACCTTGAAAGTTAAGAAAATTCAACAATTAATTTAGTTCATGACTTGGAAACAAAAAAGGAAAGCAAATGATTGGCCATGTAAGATGCAAAAAAGAATATGCTAAAAACTATGGACAAAACCAAAGAACTTTCGACAATATTAACAACATGAATCTTTTACTTGAAACTTTccttttattaaaataatgtgGGAGTGAATTTGGAGTGGAGATTCCTTTTTTGAATGTTCGGATTCATTTTCTAAGTGTTTAAGGAAGGGTTTGTAAACCATTAGAAAGTGAATCCAAATGCACTCTCAACCTTTTGACTCGGTCAATGGTACAATGTCTTTAACCATAAGAGCTACAATCATGTTTACAAATTCTTGACTTGAAACTTAAAACCTTTCATTTTCCTTTCACGAGAATTATTGCTTTCTAAAGTACTTTCTAAAACAAGCATGAGTTCAATATTATTCTTTATCAAGACAATCAAATACCCAAAACGTTCAAAATCTTAGTAGCACATAATCCCAACCAATCCAAACACTGTAATGAAGTGTCAATGAAAGAACACGTGATAACACATTCATCAAACACAAATTGAATGCATTTCAGACTTCAGCTTTTTTGAGACACTAGACAAACTTTTGTGGATTTTTTAGAAGTTCAACCACAAAAATGACTGAAGTCAATCTATCAAGTTTTTGGCTCATCTTCTAAAAGCCATGAACACCAATAGCATACATAATTGAGTAATTTTGTTCTTTATGGAGACAACTACCCAAGAAGAGCATTGAAAGTCTTGCAACACAATACTCCGCCAATTTTTAACTGGAGTAACAATGAGACCACATGGCAAAGAGCTTCTCCAAAGTCCACccttttatttctcttttattCCTATGGTTCTGTTTATTTCTTCTTAAGAATTCCGGAAAGTCAACATTTGAAATACCTTTATCATTAAGGCAATTGACGACCCCCCATCTAACAAACTAAGAATGGAGACAAATGAACAAATTGCCTAAACCACAAATCGAGCATCTAGATCTTCCATTGAGAAAATCACAAATCATCTATGATCTATCTAATATACAGAGTTGCTGTTTCTTACCAAAAGACCATAAATGTAAACTATGATTCAATTTCCTTACCAGACGTCCATAAATGTAAACTATGATTCAATTTGGATCCACTTTGGCtaaaatcattttctttttatctcaaataaaaaaaactccCAATCGAACTTTTTCCTTGCTTTAAGACAAACAATAAAGCTCTACTTTAAGGATGAATTGTAAAGTGATTTCTCAAAGAATTCATAAATCGTGAATAAACTCAAAAACCATATTCAAGCAAATTCCAATAACTTTTTATAAAGTTAACAAAGTgcaaggaaaaaagaaaaaagatgcaTAATGCTTGCCTTTATTTGTTCAAGAAGACTAAGATCTGCAGGAAATGATCTGACCGGTGTTCCATCAGGTGTTGAATAAGAAACCCCCAGTTGTATCTCAGAAAGTTCCGAAAGAACGTCAAGTTTCGTAAGATTCAGAGAAGAGAACCCATTAATTTGACAGCAATATTTTAGTGCAACTATATCAAGCCAACCACAACGGCGAGGACGACCAGTTGTGGTACCAAATTCTTGACCAGCAAACCTGAGTAGGTCACCTCCCTTTCCCAAGATCTCTGTAGGAAAAGGACCAGAACCAACTCTAGTTGTGTAGGCCTTCACCTGCAAACATCAACAGAAAAACTTACGGGCATCCATATCCGATAGATAAATCAGCTTTCCACcaagaaagaaataaagaaacaGTCACTCACGGCTTTGTGTTAACGCACGAAGAATTAAATCGATAATATCTTAACCTTTTCAAGATTGAATAATAACTTAGGTAGTTTCAATGGCTTTTCTAGATACCATGGACTTGTCcgaaaaaatgattttatcGTGTCATTAACACTGGCAAATTTAGTATAGGCCTGGGGGCTCAAACCCCCCTccactttatatatataactaaaataatacCAATACCAGAAGTTAGCCCACTAGTATAACTGTCTCCCAACCTCCTTTATACCTAGGTTCAAGCCCcactatttttatttatttttactaaaCTATAAAGCCCTGCATCAACAAAATTTCTGGATCCGCCATTGGTCATTAAAGTAGACACTAAGTACATACTGGTAATGAATTAGTATTTCTGGAAACATATAGCCAAAGGGAACCAGGAAAGGACATTGCCTAAGAATAGGGAGCAAAGTTTTTGAGTCTGTCTTGGTTTCTCAAGAATCACGAAAAAGGAACGAATAGAAGAAACAAATCGTCAAAGATAGAAGAGATAAATACAACTTGGAATTCTTTCATCAGTTAAACAAAGtcataaaaaattgaaattaaaaaaaaaaaaaaaaagaataaaaaaactCACCACTCCTATAAGATCACCCACAACTTTCGGAGCAATTCCAAGACCAGTGCAAATTCCACCTGCCGAAGGGCTGGAGGAAGTTACAAAAGGATATGTTCCAAAGTCAATGTCAAGCATAGTTGCTTGACCACCTTCAACCAAAATCTTCTTATTTGCAGAGATGGCTTCATTAATGAAATACACAGTGTCAGTGATAAATGGTTCCAATCTCTCAGCATATCTTTTGTACTTTTCAACTTCTTCCTCCAGAACTTCTGGGGTATAGTTAAAATCCTTAAATCTCGCAGCAGCATCTGAGAGTAAAAGGTCCAGCTTCTGAGGAAGAGTGTCCAAGTGCCTCAAATCACCCACTCTAATACCATTTCTAATAACTTTACTGGAGTAACAAGGTCCAATCCCTCTCCTGGTTGTTCCAATGAAAGATTTAGCTAACTCAGCTTCTCTTAGCCCATCCACCTCCTGATGGAAATCAAATAACAGATGAGCTCGGTCAGACACCAAGATCCTTCCCTTACACGAGACTCCACTTGCTTCTAGACGGTCAATCTCCTCAAAGAAACCAGGCACGTGCACCACAACTCCATTTCCAATAACACATAAAGTATCCTCATTAAGGATTCCAGAGGGAATGAGATGAAGTGCAAACTTCTTCCCTTCTGCATTATATATCGTGTGCCCGGCGTTAGCCCCACCCTGCAAATCAGTTTGAACTTTCAGATAGTTCCAGACACCAAAGACATTCGCATCAGGATATAACATAAAAACGCAAAATATAGAATCAGAATGGCTCATAAAGATTTCTAAAAGCCGATGTGAAAATACAGAGATAAATCTCAGCCGCACTTTGGCTTCCTtcattacaaatataacaacaCAAGATTACAGCCCGATTATAATATGCTTCAAAAAGAAAACGAACGTTTAACAAATGGGACAAAAAGAgcaaagaaaatagaagaaaacaaGAAACACAGGGAGGCACATAAGCAAGtcaaacaacaaaaagaaattcaatAGCAAGCAAAAAAGAAACACAACAAAAACCTAAACATCAACAATCatccaaagaaagaaaaagtaaagGAACGGAATCTTGAAGAATACCTGACAGCGAGCGACGATTTCGAAGTGCTGGGCCAAGATGTCAACGAGTTTACCCTTACCTTCATCACCCCACTGGCAGCCCAACACGCCCGAAACTTGACTGAGTTCCCCAATTCGTTTCAGACCATCCTTCCTCCCCGACTCTGGGACACTGACAGAAGAGCCAACAGCCGCAACGGTCTTAGCAGATGAGCAAACGAAGAGGGTCGGATAACGCCCATAAAAGGGTCTCCGGCACGCCGACGATGGCGATAAGTTGGCGGCGGAGAAAAGAGTGGGCTCGAAAGCAAGAGAAGAGATGTTCATGACGAGAGAAATGGAGGGTTTGGAGAGGGTTCGTGGAGTAATGTGTCAGAAATGGCGAATGTAATTAGAAGAGAAGGCGCGTGTACTACAACTTCTCTCGTAAATTGcaaaaaataggttaaaaataGTCATAAATGACTTTTGAGATAGTTTTTGAAGATGAGAGTTTTAGTacaatttaggtgtgaatggacaaaaatgcccttcattaaatttctctttccctttcccttctcttccacgtttgctttcccttctctttcgcgtagagtttctctttccctttccctttcccttctcttttgcGTAGAaaacctgaagtaaaaaaaaaaaaattgctctGCTCTGATACTCTGCTCTTCTCCAGTGTCGTTCGAAGATACTCCAGCCATTCATCGCTTGTCGTTCGTCGGTCCTTCGGTGCATTTTGTCGCAACTCTTTccgaaccattcaatcaactttgagcgttttctcttatttcagtttcatctctaacccattttcaatttatttgccgtaaatgtttggtttaggtatttaTTGCGAGTTTCATCAGTAAATGTCTAGTTTAGGCTATTTTGAAATGGacttatttgctgtaaattagtttagtcaaagtttgatttaggttcttagaaagttcaataggtagtgaaaaatgaattgaagtaGAAGATTTAGTTGggtcaaatagaggaggagtaaggaataggaatagaaggaatagagggtttttttttttatctacattGCTTTCTATCTATTATGTATTGTCTTATATTGTGAGCAATTTTTCATGCAGCTATGGATGCTTCTCAAACCACTCTAGCTTCTTCTTTGATCACTTTCTCCCACCTGCACTTTATGCATTACTTTGAATTATTTTTAtacatgtttagtaagtctcttaggccctcatagtttatctcgcacgtatctcacacccatctcgcaccttccaaacttttactatttatttaaaaatcaaattggtatacctcctaatccatttagagcgattctttgcatgtttagtaagtctcttagcccctcatgctttatctcgcacgtatcttgcaccttccaaactttcactatttatttcaaaatcaaattggtacacctcttAATCCATTTAGATcgattctttgcatgtttagtaagccTCTTAGACCTTCATGCTTTGTCTCGCATGCATCTCGCACCTTCCAAACTTtaactatttatttcaaaatcaaattggtacacctcctaatccatttaagctattctttgcatgtttagtaagccTCTTGGgtcctcatgctttatctcacACGTATCCCGCACATATCTCGCACGCATCTCGCActttccaaactttcactatttatttcaaaatcaaattggtacacctcctaatccatttagagctattctttgcatgtttagtaaatCTCTTAGGCcttcatgctttatctcgcacctTCCAAACTTTGCATCTCGCAGTTACTTTTATTATTTCTTTGCATCTCGCAAACATCTCGTAGGCATCTcataggttcttaagttcaaatgcTTAATCTCAAATGAATTATATACTTATGCCTATGTGATTTAGGGTGCTTTTAGCTACTGTTTTTTAATCTCGCAAATAAGTCACACACTTGTTTTTATGTGATATGTCAACTTATaggttcaaatcaatttttgcaggaactaaaaaacttaaggtagtttaaggatgtcACATGTTTGGATTTTAGTGCATTACGGTGGTGCATgagatgagggacgaagaaaatataaAGGAGacgtgttaaaaggcattgttg contains:
- the LOC103486156 gene encoding adenylosuccinate synthetase, chloroplastic, with product MNISSLAFEPTLFSAANLSPSSACRRPFYGRYPTLFVCSSAKTVAAVGSSVSVPESGRKDGLKRIGELSQVSGVLGCQWGDEGKGKLVDILAQHFEIVARCQGGANAGHTIYNAEGKKFALHLIPSGILNEDTLCVIGNGVVVHVPGFFEEIDRLEASGVSCKGRILVSDRAHLLFDFHQEVDGLREAELAKSFIGTTRRGIGPCYSSKVIRNGIRVGDLRHLDTLPQKLDLLLSDAAARFKDFNYTPEVLEEEVEKYKRYAERLEPFITDTVYFINEAISANKKILVEGGQATMLDIDFGTYPFVTSSSPSAGGICTGLGIAPKVVGDLIGVVKAYTTRVGSGPFPTEILGKGGDLLRFAGQEFGTTTGRPRRCGWLDIVALKYCCQINGFSSLNLTKLDVLSELSEIQLGVSYSTPDGTPVRSFPADLSLLEQIKVEYETMPGWMCDISSIRDYSDLPKAAKEYISRIEELVGIPVHYIGVGPGRDALLYK